In a single window of the Arachis hypogaea cultivar Tifrunner chromosome 6, arahy.Tifrunner.gnm2.J5K5, whole genome shotgun sequence genome:
- the LOC112696039 gene encoding uncharacterized protein, translating to MSAKYIISAIVGSFGIAYVCDSIISDRKIFGGTTPGTVANKGWWEETDKKFQAWPRTAGPPVVMNPISRQNFIVKSRSDS from the exons atgtCAGCCAAGTATATCATATCTGCTATTGTTGGATCATTTGGAATTGCATATGTCTGTGATTCTATAATTTCAGACAGAAAGATATTTGGAG GAACTACCCCTGGCACTGTTGCAAACAAGGGATGGTGGGAAGAGACCGACAAGAAATTCCAGGCATGGCCACGCACTGCTGGTCCACCAGTGGTCATGAACCCCATTAGCCGCCAGAATTTCATCGTGAAGTCTCGTTCCGACTCTTGA